The Zestosphaera sp. genome includes a window with the following:
- a CDS encoding HesA/MoeB/ThiF family protein, with the protein MGKRFDLLEMFSRQLIVREVGVNGQLRLLESRVAVIGCGATGTATVELLVRAGIGYVRIIDRDIVELSNISRSHLHTVEDAMEAKPKALSCAEKLMKINPYARIDYVVSEVNPRNIEDLVKDVDIIVDGTDNMMTRYLINDASLKLSKPWVMQGASTWYGQVILIRPRVTACLRCLMPEPPPEVGNACSILGTMNTTISLITSISANEVIKHILGLSSGGELIYVDALRNQVTKFRLVRNPSCPACSQNKLEFITSQEFIRVKRVWVPRGSSVS; encoded by the coding sequence ATGGGAAAACGCTTCGATCTTCTTGAGATGTTCTCAAGGCAGCTCATAGTCAGGGAGGTAGGAGTTAACGGCCAGTTGAGACTCCTTGAAAGCAGGGTCGCTGTGATTGGGTGTGGGGCCACGGGAACCGCGACAGTGGAACTACTTGTGAGGGCTGGGATCGGCTACGTGAGGATAATCGATAGAGATATTGTGGAATTAAGTAATATATCACGTTCGCACCTCCACACAGTGGAAGATGCCATGGAAGCGAAACCGAAGGCTCTCAGTTGTGCTGAGAAATTAATGAAGATCAACCCATATGCGAGGATTGATTATGTTGTAAGTGAAGTCAACCCACGAAATATAGAGGATCTAGTTAAGGATGTGGACATTATAGTTGACGGAACAGACAACATGATGACTAGGTACCTGATAAATGACGCGTCCCTTAAGCTTAGTAAGCCGTGGGTTATGCAGGGAGCCAGCACTTGGTACGGACAAGTAATCCTAATAAGGCCTCGAGTTACTGCCTGCCTTAGATGTCTAATGCCTGAGCCGCCGCCGGAGGTAGGCAATGCCTGTAGTATCTTAGGAACGATGAATACAACCATTTCGCTGATTACCTCAATATCGGCTAACGAAGTCATTAAGCATATTTTAGGGCTGAGCTCAGGTGGTGAGTTAATATATGTTGACGCACTGAGGAATCAAGTAACTAAGTTTAGATTAGTTAGGAATCCCTCATGCCCTGCCTGCTCACAAAACAAGTTGGAATTCATCACATCTCAGGAGTTTATAAGGGTTAAGAGAGTGTGGGTCCCACGCGGTTCAAGTGTATCCTGA
- a CDS encoding sulfurtransferase TusA family protein, translating into MVYEVLDLRGIPCPEPLIRVVRVIDTLSIGCSLRVLLDNMDCVKLIKEAVEGFELGSVETIPEGNSFILIIKVGDRET; encoded by the coding sequence GTGGTTTATGAGGTCCTCGATTTAAGAGGCATCCCATGTCCAGAGCCTCTCATAAGAGTGGTGAGAGTAATTGACACACTAAGCATTGGATGCTCATTAAGGGTTCTGCTAGATAACATGGATTGCGTTAAGCTAATTAAGGAAGCTGTAGAAGGGTTTGAATTAGGGTCTGTAGAGACTATACCTGAAGGCAATAGCTTCATACTAATTATAAAGGTCGGGGACCGTGAAACATAA
- a CDS encoding iron-sulfur cluster assembly scaffold protein, protein MEARQVSSRIPLPYSPEVLKHFRNPKNVGPLENPTVQSVAGSPACGDVIKLYLRINDKEVVEKATFESYGCAANIAAASILTDLIIGKTLREAWSIKWKDISDRLGGLPPIKYHCSILAVGALKRAVRAYYTTVGNMPEWLPSDLTVEERQAVEEEELIKRIYGRQFKESIGKSDG, encoded by the coding sequence ATGGAGGCAAGACAAGTGAGTTCGCGAATCCCGCTTCCATACTCGCCGGAAGTGCTTAAGCACTTTAGAAATCCGAAGAATGTCGGACCCTTGGAGAATCCGACGGTTCAGTCAGTGGCAGGCAGCCCTGCGTGCGGCGACGTCATAAAGCTCTACCTGAGGATAAATGACAAAGAAGTTGTAGAGAAAGCAACGTTCGAGAGTTATGGATGCGCTGCCAACATAGCAGCTGCAAGCATACTTACAGACTTAATAATTGGGAAGACCTTGAGAGAGGCTTGGAGTATCAAGTGGAAAGACATCTCTGACAGGTTAGGTGGTCTGCCACCAATAAAGTACCACTGCAGCATACTTGCTGTGGGAGCCCTTAAGAGGGCTGTGAGGGCTTACTACACCACGGTGGGCAATATGCCTGAGTGGCTGCCTTCAGACTTGACAGTCGAGGAGAGACAGGCCGTTGAGGAGGAAGAACTCATTAAGAGAATATATGGGAGACAATTTAAGGAGTCAATAGGTAAGTCAGATGGATGA
- a CDS encoding cysteine desulfurase family protein, whose translation MKELLREHSTPPREVYFDLENSGYVPDEVVEAMVPFFNKYGYGHPAITHKPGWEALDLLMEAKELVSKTVEVGDPEGFIFTHSGTEANNLAIQGYVIANRERLKGKKILVSSIEHLSVIFAAEFIGELFGLKVVRVPVDGEGSVDPEILKYYVDRDTALVSIQLVNHEIGTIQRLRDLVDIVRDGSPEAVIHTDASSAYGRVKVNLKELGVDMMTLSSHKIHGPRGVGLLYIGEGVRVEPIVRGQLSVEKLWPGVELIPLIAGFKKAVELMLTEFEENVSYMTRLRDKLMTGILSSVSEVIVNGPLGDRRAPDNVNVSFRYVEGEALTVELSHYGVYVSSGSACSSRFLEPSHVLLAIGREYELAHGSILFKVSRYHREDDITYALEVLPKSVERLRKISPLTPKKVYNYRNNSVIWRQDK comes from the coding sequence ATTAAGGAGCTACTGAGGGAACACAGCACGCCGCCGAGGGAGGTCTATTTCGACCTGGAGAACTCTGGCTATGTGCCTGACGAAGTAGTTGAGGCTATGGTGCCCTTCTTCAATAAGTATGGCTACGGCCATCCAGCGATAACGCATAAGCCGGGCTGGGAGGCCCTAGATCTCCTTATGGAGGCTAAGGAGCTTGTGTCGAAAACTGTCGAGGTCGGTGATCCAGAGGGCTTCATCTTCACGCACAGCGGCACCGAGGCTAATAACTTAGCCATACAAGGCTACGTCATAGCTAACAGGGAGAGACTGAAAGGTAAGAAGATACTGGTTTCATCCATCGAGCACTTGAGCGTCATATTTGCTGCAGAATTCATTGGGGAGCTCTTCGGACTGAAGGTGGTGAGGGTTCCGGTAGATGGTGAGGGTTCCGTCGACCCCGAAATCCTCAAGTACTACGTGGATAGGGATACTGCGCTAGTAAGCATCCAGCTAGTCAATCACGAAATAGGGACTATTCAAAGGTTAAGGGACTTAGTGGATATAGTTAGGGACGGTAGTCCTGAAGCGGTTATCCACACCGACGCCAGCAGTGCTTACGGAAGGGTAAAGGTTAACCTGAAGGAGTTAGGCGTTGATATGATGACCTTAAGCAGCCACAAGATACACGGTCCCCGAGGGGTCGGGTTACTCTACATCGGGGAAGGCGTTAGGGTTGAGCCCATAGTAAGGGGGCAGCTAAGCGTTGAGAAGCTCTGGCCTGGTGTTGAATTAATTCCCCTGATAGCCGGTTTCAAGAAGGCGGTGGAGTTGATGCTCACCGAGTTCGAGGAAAATGTGAGCTACATGACCAGGTTAAGGGATAAGTTGATGACAGGAATCTTGAGCTCGGTCAGTGAAGTCATAGTTAACGGGCCTCTGGGCGATAGGAGAGCCCCTGACAACGTGAATGTCTCGTTCAGGTATGTGGAGGGTGAGGCACTCACTGTCGAGCTCAGCCACTACGGGGTCTATGTCTCGAGCGGCAGCGCATGTAGTTCAAGGTTCCTCGAACCCAGCCACGTCCTCCTAGCCATCGGGAGAGAGTATGAGTTAGCTCATGGAAGCATACTGTTTAAGGTGTCAAGATATCACAGGGAGGACGACATAACGTACGCACTTGAGGTACTGCCTAAGTCCGTTGAGAGGCTTAGGAAGATCAGCCCACTAACCCCTAAGAAAGTTTATAACTATCGAAATAACAGTGTTATATGGAGGCAAGACAAGTGA
- a CDS encoding cysteine desulfurase, producing the protein MLSPEVIRRDFPLLTKRRIVYFDNAATSQKPIHVIEAMKNFYENVNSNVHRGIHSLSMEASRMYEEAHEIVRGFIGARYFEEIVFTGGATQSLNMAAYMLAPMLNPGDNIVISIMEHHSNMLPWIQISKLRGAELRVVGLGEDYTIDYEKLTELVDERTRVIALSHMSNVLGTIVDVKTVSKLARENESFLVVDGAQSVPHIPVSVRDLDADFLAFSGHKMLGPTGIGVLYIRKEIQELLKPFFTGGGTVESVVFEDGVFEVKLLNMPWNLEAGTPNIAGAIGLSEAVKYLLKVGMENVTLHEKVLIAHTLKQVSNDDLLSRHVRIYGPSDLDVRGGIIAFNVDDVNPNLVASFLDAHSIAVRSGYHCAQPLHKYVGAKLGTVRVSYYIYNTEEEVNSMLEALREFMKNN; encoded by the coding sequence ATGCTAAGCCCGGAGGTTATAAGGAGGGATTTCCCCCTCCTTACTAAGAGGAGGATTGTTTACTTCGACAACGCCGCCACGTCTCAGAAACCCATTCACGTCATTGAGGCCATGAAAAACTTCTACGAAAATGTCAACAGTAACGTGCACAGGGGCATCCACAGTCTCTCGATGGAGGCAAGCAGGATGTATGAGGAAGCTCACGAGATTGTGAGGGGCTTCATAGGAGCGAGGTACTTCGAGGAGATAGTGTTCACAGGCGGTGCTACCCAATCCCTCAACATGGCTGCCTACATGCTCGCTCCGATGCTGAACCCTGGGGATAATATCGTGATCTCCATAATGGAGCACCACAGTAACATGCTCCCCTGGATCCAGATCTCCAAGCTCAGAGGGGCTGAACTCAGGGTTGTCGGATTAGGTGAGGACTACACCATAGACTATGAGAAACTGACTGAATTGGTGGATGAGAGGACGAGAGTTATAGCACTCAGCCACATGAGCAACGTGTTAGGGACCATAGTAGACGTAAAGACGGTTTCCAAGCTAGCGCGGGAGAATGAGTCATTTCTTGTCGTGGATGGGGCGCAGAGCGTGCCCCACATACCCGTTTCAGTCAGAGACCTCGATGCGGACTTCCTGGCTTTCAGCGGACATAAGATGTTGGGGCCTACTGGAATAGGGGTCCTCTACATTAGGAAGGAGATTCAGGAGCTTTTAAAGCCGTTCTTCACAGGCGGCGGCACCGTTGAGAGCGTGGTGTTTGAAGACGGTGTGTTTGAAGTGAAACTCCTGAACATGCCGTGGAACCTGGAGGCAGGCACCCCCAACATAGCCGGGGCGATCGGCTTAAGTGAGGCAGTTAAGTATCTCCTCAAGGTAGGGATGGAGAATGTGACCCTCCATGAGAAGGTCCTCATTGCCCACACCCTCAAGCAAGTCAGCAACGATGACCTATTAAGCAGGCACGTCAGAATATATGGACCATCTGACCTAGATGTGAGGGGCGGCATCATTGCGTTCAACGTGGACGATGTGAACCCTAATCTGGTCGCGTCATTCCTGGACGCCCACAGCATAGCTGTTAGGAGTGGGTATCATTGTGCCCAACCACTCCACAAGTACGTGGGAGCGAAGCTGGGTACCGTCAGGGTGAGTTACTACATCTACAACACTGAGGAGGAAGTGAACTCAATGCTTGAGGCGTTACGCGAGTTTATGAAAAACAATTAA
- a CDS encoding aminotransferase class V-fold PLP-dependent enzyme, whose protein sequence is MLNGVRDSFPAISRFKAYLNTASVGLMPSSVRRLLNDLLDAAAQESGVEELLEDYVVRGRRELARLVGAEPREIAFTVQTTEGLKSLLRSLRLGNGDAVVGFDLDFPTITSILESLCRVRGCGIRIVGGGGVHRAEDLRRVMDGSVRAVVMSSVQWVSGWRMNLREAADIAHEHGALLIVDGVQHVGALRVDVRKDGVDALCVGGEKWMLNPYVGSGFMYVRAELLEDLDPYPYGILNREEPEGGWGSYWPDPDKNVWALPPVSKHALKFEWGGGKPYMLIAALYEAARFINNVGIESIEEHVMCLKKYLHDALLGEGYEIYGYSEDRRHWSGITLVKTGLSEREEREAVRALGGKGVAVSHRGASGISGIRVSTHLYNTKEDVDTLLEELKKLKHAS, encoded by the coding sequence TTGTTAAATGGTGTTAGGGATTCGTTCCCAGCGATCAGCAGGTTCAAGGCTTACCTAAACACCGCCTCAGTCGGTCTGATGCCCTCGAGCGTCCGCAGACTCCTCAACGACTTGCTGGATGCAGCCGCCCAAGAGTCCGGGGTTGAGGAGCTCCTCGAGGACTACGTGGTCCGCGGGAGGCGGGAGTTAGCCAGGCTTGTGGGCGCCGAACCGAGGGAGATAGCCTTCACCGTGCAGACGACTGAGGGTCTGAAGAGCCTCCTCAGGTCCCTCAGACTGGGGAACGGGGATGCTGTGGTGGGTTTCGACCTGGACTTCCCCACAATCACCTCCATTCTCGAATCCCTCTGCAGGGTCAGGGGTTGCGGGATCAGGATCGTGGGTGGCGGCGGGGTCCACAGGGCCGAGGACTTGAGGAGGGTTATGGACGGGAGTGTTAGGGCGGTCGTGATGTCCTCCGTTCAGTGGGTGTCTGGGTGGAGGATGAACTTGAGGGAGGCCGCCGACATCGCCCACGAGCACGGCGCCCTCCTCATAGTCGATGGCGTGCAGCACGTGGGCGCGCTACGGGTTGACGTTCGTAAGGACGGGGTTGACGCCCTGTGCGTCGGCGGTGAGAAGTGGATGCTTAACCCCTACGTGGGGTCCGGCTTCATGTACGTGAGGGCTGAGTTGCTTGAGGACCTAGACCCCTACCCTTACGGGATACTCAACAGGGAGGAGCCTGAAGGGGGTTGGGGCTCCTACTGGCCGGACCCCGACAAGAACGTGTGGGCCCTCCCGCCGGTCTCCAAGCACGCGTTGAAGTTTGAGTGGGGCGGTGGGAAGCCCTACATGCTGATCGCCGCCCTATACGAGGCAGCCCGGTTCATCAACAACGTCGGGATCGAGAGCATAGAGGAGCACGTGATGTGCCTCAAGAAGTATCTCCACGACGCACTGCTGGGTGAGGGCTACGAGATATATGGCTACAGTGAGGACCGGAGGCACTGGTCGGGAATAACTCTAGTCAAAACCGGGCTGAGCGAGAGGGAGGAGCGTGAGGCGGTCAGAGCGCTCGGCGGGAAGGGGGTTGCGGTGTCCCACAGAGGCGCGTCGGGGATCTCCGGAATCAGGGTATCCACACACCTATACAACACTAAAGAGGATGTGGACACCCTACTAGAGGAGCTTAAGAAGCTCAAGCACGCCAGTTAG
- the tpiA gene encoding triose-phosphate isomerase codes for MKYVLAINFKTYRTSYGSSAVRIAREADEVAKDYPGLVEVILLPPVTEILRIANSVTYSRVFAQHVDPVEEGAYTGHVTPEMVREAGAAGVMLNHSERRLRLDEINLILGRARRLGLRTLVCADTPEVAAAASILRPEMLAVEPPELIGTGIPVSKAKPEIVRNTVDKVRRLNEEVVILTGAGITAGDDAAAAVRLGTQGVLLASAVMKAENPGRVVREMAEAMVRTSGTG; via the coding sequence GTGAAGTACGTTCTGGCGATAAACTTCAAGACCTACAGGACCTCCTACGGCTCGAGCGCCGTCAGGATTGCAAGGGAGGCCGACGAGGTGGCTAAGGACTACCCAGGCCTGGTCGAGGTGATTCTGCTACCGCCGGTCACGGAGATACTCAGGATCGCTAATTCAGTGACCTACAGCAGGGTGTTCGCCCAGCATGTGGACCCTGTTGAGGAGGGGGCTTACACGGGGCACGTGACCCCTGAGATGGTTAGGGAGGCTGGGGCAGCAGGCGTCATGTTGAACCACAGTGAGAGGAGGCTGCGGCTCGACGAGATAAACCTGATTCTCGGGAGGGCCCGGAGGCTGGGCCTGAGGACTTTGGTCTGCGCTGACACACCGGAGGTCGCGGCCGCCGCATCGATCCTGAGGCCAGAGATGCTTGCTGTGGAGCCTCCGGAGCTCATAGGGACGGGGATACCTGTCTCCAAGGCTAAGCCGGAGATAGTGAGGAACACCGTTGACAAGGTCAGGCGCCTGAACGAGGAGGTGGTGATTCTGACCGGCGCTGGCATAACCGCAGGAGATGACGCGGCCGCGGCCGTGAGGCTGGGGACGCAGGGGGTACTGCTTGCGTCCGCAGTCATGAAGGCTGAGAACCCCGGCAGGGTCGTCAGGGAAATGGCTGAGGCAATGGTGAGGACCTCAGGCACGGGTTAA
- the fbp gene encoding fructose-1,6-bisphosphate aldolase/phosphatase: MSQERTTVSVIKADIGSLAGHHVVHPDTIAVATRVLAEAKSRGLIADFYVTNVGDDLQLVMTHRKGVDAPEIHELAWNAFKEAAAIAKELGLYAAGQDLLSEAFSGNVRGLGPGVAEMEFVERPSEPIVIFMADKTEPGAFNLPMYRVFADPFNTAGLVIDPKLHNGFRFEVFDVFESKAVMLSAPEESYDILALIGTPGRFIVRRVYRKPDDEIAAVVSVERLSLMAGRYVGKDDPVAIVRAQSGFPAVGEVLEPFAFPHLVAGWMRGSHHGPLMPVSQRHAKCTRFDGPPRVLALGFQVKNAKLVGPADLFDDVAFDESRRTAQQVADYMRRHGPFMPHRLGPEEMEYTTLPSVLEKLKDRFFVEKAYEVKKPKVATSLLTSKEGD, encoded by the coding sequence ATGTCTCAAGAAAGGACAACCGTCTCAGTTATTAAGGCCGACATAGGCTCCCTCGCGGGGCACCATGTAGTCCACCCTGACACCATAGCCGTGGCAACGAGGGTGCTCGCTGAAGCTAAGTCGAGAGGGTTGATAGCGGACTTTTACGTCACGAACGTGGGCGACGATCTCCAACTCGTAATGACGCACAGGAAAGGGGTTGACGCGCCGGAGATACATGAGCTCGCCTGGAACGCGTTCAAGGAGGCTGCCGCAATCGCTAAGGAGTTAGGGCTCTACGCAGCGGGGCAGGACCTGCTGAGCGAGGCTTTCTCAGGTAATGTGAGGGGGCTGGGCCCCGGCGTCGCGGAGATGGAGTTCGTTGAGAGGCCGTCCGAACCCATAGTGATCTTCATGGCTGATAAGACGGAGCCTGGCGCGTTCAACCTCCCCATGTATCGAGTCTTCGCAGACCCGTTCAACACGGCAGGCCTCGTGATCGACCCTAAACTTCACAACGGGTTCAGGTTCGAGGTCTTCGACGTGTTCGAGAGTAAGGCCGTCATGCTCTCAGCGCCTGAGGAATCATACGACATACTCGCGCTAATAGGGACTCCCGGAAGGTTCATTGTCAGGAGGGTCTACAGGAAGCCCGACGATGAGATAGCGGCGGTCGTGAGTGTTGAGAGGCTGAGCCTCATGGCCGGCAGGTACGTCGGGAAGGACGACCCGGTGGCAATCGTCAGGGCACAGTCAGGGTTCCCAGCGGTTGGCGAGGTCCTAGAGCCCTTCGCATTCCCGCACCTCGTCGCCGGATGGATGAGGGGCTCGCACCACGGTCCCCTGATGCCTGTCTCTCAGAGGCACGCCAAGTGCACCAGGTTCGACGGACCCCCGCGCGTGTTGGCGCTGGGCTTCCAGGTCAAGAACGCCAAGCTCGTCGGGCCGGCAGACCTCTTCGACGACGTGGCGTTCGACGAATCACGCAGGACCGCCCAGCAGGTGGCCGACTACATGAGGAGGCACGGACCCTTCATGCCACACAGGCTGGGCCCTGAGGAGATGGAGTACACGACGCTGCCGTCAGTCCTGGAGAAGCTTAAGGACAGGTTCTTTGTGGAGAAGGCCTACGAAGTCAAGAAGCCTAAGGTCGCTACATCCCTCCTCACAAGCAAGGAAGGGGACTAG